A window of Primulina tabacum isolate GXHZ01 chromosome 4, ASM2559414v2, whole genome shotgun sequence contains these coding sequences:
- the LOC142542068 gene encoding uncharacterized protein LOC142542068 has product MDISKAYDKVDWGYLKGILLKMGFNTRWVHLIMECVTSVRYSILLSDQSIGPVKPHRGLRQGLSALIRRAEAQGLMHGYKICRGAPTEASGQAINFGKSGIPYSGNVHQDVKNNVSSILGVNSPLDTGKYLGLPSLIGRRKKMVFSYIKERIWSRIQSWKNKPLSKAGREILIKAVAQAIPSYCMSVFLLPVSIAKEIQRMLNSFWWGSKKDNQRCIHWLSWDRLSVRKEKGGLGFKDLYGFNLAILGRQGWSFMANPDTLAS; this is encoded by the exons ATGGATATCAGTAAAGCATATGATAAAGTCGATTGGGGATATCTAAAAGGTATTTTACTCAAAATGGGCTTCAACACCAGATGGGTACACCTCATTATGGAATGCGTAACTTCGGTCCGTTATTCTATCTTGCTAAGTGATCAAAGCATTGGCCCTGTTAAACCTCATCGTGGCCTCCGACAAG GTCTTTCTGCACTAATTCGAAGAGCGGAAGCACAAGGGTTAATGCATGGGTATAAGATATGTCGAGGGGCACCCACT GAGGCATCAGGGCAAGCAATCAACTTTGGAAAATCGGGTATCCCCTATAGTGGTAATGTTCACCAGGATGTAAAAAACAATGTCTCATCAATTTTAGGGGTGAACTCTCCACTTGATACGGGTAAATATCTGGGCCTCCCATCCTTGATTGGGCGACGTAAAAAAATGGTTTTTAGCTACATTAAGGAGAGAATTTGGTCGCGAATACAATCCTGGAAAAACAAACCACTGTCAAAAGCGGGCCGTGAGATACTTATTAAGGCGGTGGCACAAGCTATACCATCATATTGCATGAGTGTTTTCCTATTACCGGTGTCTATAGCAAAAGAAATCCAGCGAATGTTAAACTCTTTTTGGTGGGGATCGAAGAAAGACAACCAACGCTGTATTCATTGGCTATCTTGGGACAGGTTGAGTGTTCGCAAGGAGAAAGGGGGTCTAGGATTTAAAGATCTCTATGGTTTCAATCTTGCAATTTTAGGGAGACAAGGCTGGTCCTTTATGGCCAATCCAGATACACTCGCAAGCTGA
- the LOC142542067 gene encoding uncharacterized protein LOC142542067 produces the protein MEVGKSIMIMWGLWKQRNDKLWNNKHCTSAQLVHGALQTLYDWLQAKERGPPFHPTVQRAAPTCKRWHKPPPHFLKCNTDTAIFTDNNTFGLSSVLRDENGEFMACRVQHSPGNPTVKECEALALLNAITWIKEMNLTNVIFELDAKNVVDAIKFLDNDTTEFGSLTSKCGSRCFGKSCSFLC, from the exons ATGGAAGTTGGTAAGTCTATTATGATCATGTGGGGCTTATGGAAACAAAGAAATGATAAACTATGGAACAATAAGCATTGCACATCAGCGCAGCTGGTCCATGGAGCTTTACAGACATTATATGATTGGCTACAAGCAAAAGAAAGAGGACCTCCGTTCCACCCAACCGTGCAAAGGGCTGCCCCAACATGTAAAAGATGGCACAAACCTCCTCCACATTTCCTGAAATGCAACACGGACACAGCTATTTTTACAGACAATAATACATTCGGCCTTAGCAGCGTCTTGCGAGATGAAAATGGAGAATTTATGGCATGTCGAGTGCAACACAGCCCTGGAAATCCAACGGTGAAGGAATGTGAAGCTCTTGCTCTACTCAATGCTATAACCTGGATCAAAGAAATGAATCTGACAAACGTGATCTTTGAACTTGATGCAAAAAATGTTGTGGATGCTATCAAATTTCTCGACAATGATACTACGGAATTTGGATCTCTT ACAAGCAAATGTGGCAGCAGATGCTTTGGCAAAAGCTGCTCATTTTTATGCTAG
- the LOC142543535 gene encoding ACT domain-containing protein ACR4-like has translation MDDEYEKFIRRMNPPRVVIDNESCKNATIIQVDSANKYRILLEVVQVLTDLNLTITKAYICSDGGWFMDVFNVTDQDGNKITDEGTLNYIEKSLGPDSCFATSRRTSVDMKTGMEHTSIELIGSDRPGLLSEVSAILTQLKCNVVNAEVWTHNSRAAAVMHVTDEKTGGAVTDPDRLTMVKRRLCPLLKGGNSYRKAITVVSNGVTHTARRLHQMLFDDRDYEQMRDDYSLNDKEIPHVNVVNWHDKDYSVVTIQCKDRPKLLFDVVFTLTDMQYVVFHGNVEAMGTEAHQEYCIRHIDGSPVKSDAERQRVIQCLEAAIQRRVSEGLKLELRTTDRVGLLADVTRILRENSLSVTRAEVTTRAGKAINSFYVRCTSGYPVDPKIIDSIRKTIGQTKVRVKGCPDESNPSPQESSTRFLFGGLFKSRSLCNFGLVRSYA, from the exons ATGGACGATGAATATGAGAAGTTTATCAGGAGAATGAACCCTCCAAG AGTTGTGATAGATAACGAATCCTGCAAAAACGCAACGATCATTCAG GTGGATAGTGCTAACAAATATAGAATTCTTCTTGAAGTCGTACAAGTTCTTACTGATCTCAATCTTACTATTACCAAAGCTTATATATGCTCCGATGGTGGATGGTTCATGGAtg TTTTCAATGTCACTGACCAAGATGGAAACAAGATAACTGATGAAGGGACTCTAAATTATATTGAAAAG TCACTCGGCCCCGATTCCTGCTTCGCGACATCTAGAAGAACGTCAGTCGACATGAAAACAGGGATGGAACACACGTCCATCGAGTTAATAGGAAGTGATAGACCAGGGCTGCTTTCTGAAGTTAGTGCAATTCTCACCCAACTCAAATGTAACGTGGTTAATGCCGAGGTGTGGACGCATAACTCTCGTGCAGCCGCCGTTATGCATGTAACAGACGAAAAAACCGGGGGTGCGGTAACAGATCCCGACAGGCTAACCATGGTTAAGCGCCGTTTATGTCCTTTGCTAAAGGGTGGTAACAGCTATAGGAAAGCTATAACTGTGGTCTCCAATGGTGTCACTCACACGGCTAGAAGGCTTCACCAAATGCTGTTCGATGACAGAGATTACGAACAGATGCGCGATGATTATTCGCTGAATGACAAAGAAATCCCACATGTTAATGTCGTAAACTGGCACGATAAAGACTACTCTGTGGTGACAATCCAGTGCAAGGATAGGCCGAAGCTTCTTTTTGATGTAGTGTTTACTCTGACAGATATGCAATATGTGGTTTTCCATGGAAATGTCGAGGCCATGGGAACCGAAGCTCATCAG GAATATTGCATAAGGCATATAGATGGATCCCCGGTGAAATCGGATGCCGAAAGGCAAAGGGTGATTCAGTGTCTTGAAGCAGCAATACAAAGAAGAGTATCTGAA GGATTGAAGCTAGAACTACGCACGACAGATAGAGTTGGCCTATTGGCCGATGTAACCCGTATTCTCCGTGAGAATAGCTTATCAGTAACTCGAGCAGAAGTGACAACAAGAGCAGGCAAAGCAATCAACTCGTTCTATGTTCGTTGCACGTCGGGGTACCCGGTCGACCCCAAGATCATAGATTCCATCCGGAAAACGATAGGGCAAACTAAAGTTAGAGTGAAAGGATGCCCCGATGAGTCAAATCCATCCCCTCAGGAATCTTCCACCAGATTCTTGTTTGGTGGTCTTTTCAAATCAAGATCTCTCTGTAATTTCGGTTTGGTTAGGTCCTATGCTTGA
- the LOC142543536 gene encoding uncharacterized protein LOC142543536, whose product MYKSWAIRLPLMSSSKPHRIPPFAGTALQGAVAKRPRGPRHIATAALSAADTEPNPLKEAFSGYTSYLNDLNDKRERVVKASRDITMNSKKVIFQVHRISKHNKDEVLEQAEKDLAMVVNQYISRLVKELQGTDFWKLRHAYSPGVQEYVEAATFCTFCKTGGLLDLNEINASLMSLSDPSVEPLKINVLDYLLGVADLTGELMRLAIGRISDGELDFAKKICMFVREIYRELTLIAPKMAESLDMRTKMDTMLQSVMKVENACFSVHVRGSEYIPLCDPEDATFSSLGVPNFD is encoded by the exons ATGTACAAGTCCTGGGCTATCAGGCTGCCTCTCATGTCGTCCAGTAAACCTCACAGAATTCCTCCAT TTGCAGGGACTGCACTGCAAGGTGCTGTAGCCAAGAGACCGAGAGGTCCGAGGCATATAGCAACTGCTGCCTTAAGCGCTGCTGACACTGAACCTAATCCATTGAAAGAAGCTTTTTCCGGATATACGAGTTACCTCAACGACCTT AATGATAAGCGAGAAAGAGTGGTGAAGGCTAGTCGTGATATAACAATGAATAGCAAAAAGGTCATTTTCCAGGTGCACAG AATTAGTAAACACAACAAAGATGAAGTATTAGAACAGGCAGAAAAAGATTTAGCTATGGTTGTGAATCAATATATATCTCGTCTGGTAAAAGAGCTCCAAGGAACAGATTTTTGGAAGCTTAGACATGCTTATTCTCCTGGG GTTCAAGAATATGTTGAAGCTGCAACATTCTGTACTTTTTGCAAGACTGGTGGTCTTTTAGATCTGAATGAAATCAATGCCTCCTTAATGTCACTAAGCGATCCGTCCGTCGAGCCTCTAAAGATTAATGTACTTGATTATTTATTGGGG GTTGCGGACTTAACCGGGGAGTTGATGAGGCTAGCGATAGGTCGAATATCCGATGGTGAACTGGATTTTGCGAAAAAAATCTGTATGTTTGTCCGTGAAATCTATAGAGAGCTCACACTTATTGCCCCAAAAATGGCTGAATCATTGGACATGAGAACAAAGATGGATACCATGCTTCAAAGTGTGATGAAAGTTGAAAATG CTTGCTTTAGTGTTCATGTGAGAGGTTCGGAGTATATTCCGCTCTGCGACCCTGAAGACGCTACCTTTTCTTCGTTGGGGGTGCCTAATTTCGATTGA
- the LOC142542066 gene encoding uncharacterized protein LOC142542066 yields the protein MHLSDSFQVTAMIEKLPLMWKDFKNYLKHKCKEMNLEDLIVRLRIEDNNRASKRKARKSNFEARTNLVEQNSSKKRKNQGNGPKKGNVKKFKGNCYNCGKPNHLARDCRGNQKKSRDQVNITEDEKLSNDMKDLMLSVVVIESNLVDNPKEWFIDTGATRHVCAEKEMFSTYTPISRRQLFMGNSTTSKIAGLENVVLKMTSDKELTLIDVLHVPDIRKNLVSGSPLVKAGFRLVFHSSKFVLSKNDMFVGKGYLEMSIFKLNAMNVLRNIESNKRKIIESRNAVFFETTFPCKENKEISYQKRTYETTSSGVQEEQQEPRRNKRAKTAMTFGPDFLTYMLENEPRTASEALSSPEAPFWKETMNNEIESILQNHTWELVDLSPGNKPLGCKWILKRKYKTDGSIEKYKAKLVAKGYRQMEGLDYFDTYSPVTRIISIRVLIAITTLHNLEIHQIDVKTAFLNGELEEEIYME from the exons ATGCACCTTAGTGATTCATTCCAAGTGACGGCCATGATTGAAAAATTGCCTCTTATGTGGAAAGATTTTAAGAATTATCTCAAGCATAAATGCAAAGAGATGAATCTTGAAGACTTGATTGTGCGCCTAAGAATTGAGGATAACAACAGGGCATCCAAAAGGAAGGCCAGAAAGAGCAATTTTGAGGCGAGAACAAATTTGGTGGAACAAAACTCTAGTAAGAAGAGAAAAAACCAAGGAAATGGTCCAAAGAAAGGAAATGTCAAAAAGTTTAAAGGAAATTGCTATAATTGTGGCAAGCCTAACCATTTGGCACGAGATTGCCGAGGTAATCAAAAGAAGTCAAGGGACCAAGTGAACATCACCGAAGATGAGAAATTGTCAAATGACATGAAAGATCTCATGCTTTCTGTTGTTGTGATTGAATCCAATCTAGTGGACAATCCAAAAGAATGGTTCATCGATACAGGAGCAACAAGGCATGTTTGCGCCGAAAAAGAAATGTTCTCTACCTATACCCCGATTAGTAGACGACAACTCTTTATGGGTAACTCTACTACGTCAAAAATCGCGGGACTTGAAAATGTGGTGCTCAAGATGACATCCGACAAGGAACTAACTCTTATTGATGTGCTACATGTTCCGGACATTCGAAAGAATCTTGTGTCGGGATCACCACTTGTCAAGGCTGGATTTAGACTAGTGTTTCATTCTAGCAAATTTGTACTATCTAAGAATGATATGTTTGTAGGAAAAGGCTATCTAGAAATGAGCATTTTCAAACTGAATGCGATGAATGTACTTCGTAACATTGAAAGCAATAAAA GAAAAATTATTGAATCAAGGAATGCTGTCTTCTTTGAAACAACATTTCCTTGtaaagaaaataaagaaataagTTATCAAAAAAGGACTTATGAAACTACGAGCAGTGGAGTTCAAGAAGAACAACAAGAACCACGACGTAATAAGAGGGCTAAAACAGCAATGACCTTTGGCCCTGATTTTCTAACTTATATGTTGGAAAATGAACCAAGGACAGCTAGTGAAGCACTATCAAGTCCTGAAGCCCCCTTTTGGAAGGAGACAATGAACAATGAGATAGAATCTATCTTGCAAAATCATACATGGGAATTGGTTGACCTCTCTCCGGGAAATAAACCATTAGGATGCAAGTGGATTCTTAAAAGGAAATACAAGACTGATGGAtctattgaaaaatataaggcTAAATTAGTAGCTAAAGGATATAGACAAATGGAAGGTCTTGACTATTTTGATACATACTCGCCAGTGACGAGAATAATATCTATTCGAGTATTGATAGCAATTACAACATTACACAATCTAGAAATACATCAAATAGATGTGAAAACGGCATTCCTCAATGGGGAacttgaggaagaaatatatatGGAATAA